GAGCCTACAGCAGAGGGCAGGGCCCGTAGGGCTTCAGCCAGGGTCCGGTGTGCTGAGCTCacaagaggagagaggccatTCTTGACAGATACAGGACCTGAGACCTTCCCTGGGCTCTGTAGGACCAGAAAGTAAAGTAACATATCAGGAAAGTGCTATATTCAACACAATCTGTAGAAATACTTTATAACTACTCTATACACATTGCCGATACATGACTACACTCAATaagtaattgtctgcatcatttccaatcccccatgtatatatataaaaaatatttaatatgCAGAACTTACCAGGAAGTCTGACTCATCGAAGGAGTGGAGAGACAGATCATCCTCGTCCATATCCCTCACATCAAGCTTTGTCACCTTTCCATTCTCAACTTTCAGCTTTGGGGTCCTCCTTTCATGATCCTCATCATCACACTGTGTATCAGAGTCAACATGTCAGAGACCATCCTCCTCCCAGTGATGTCACTCAACAAAGACATGGACGGTAGGGTACAACTCTTTTACCTCAGATTCACAGTCAGTGAAGGAGTAGATGGAAAAGTCATCAGAACTGGAGGATGAGATCACGTCATGATAATTTCTCTCTATCAGCCGAGTCACCCTTCCAGactgaggagacagagaaaggcaTGTACTCATGGCAGCCATAGAATACACTGGCATTGACCCTCAAGGAAATGTAGAATATGTAGGCAATCCAACATGGTTGTACAAGTAGTGAGTAATACATGGGTAACTGAAAATGCAATAAATGCAACTCCCATAACATTAGGGGTGGGGCAAAAGAGCTTCCATAGTACAGGATTCTTTAGCATCTCAAATGGATAATTGTCAATTCAACCAAGCCAACCAAAATGGCCATATGAATCAACAGATTGATCTAACTGTTGTGTCTCTATGGGAACAGCGGAGATGACCTGGCTGAGAGGCTCTGGAGTGATGCTCCATCCATCCCCAGATGTCTGGTCCTGCCCATAGCTCACAATGATTGGCTGTTAACAGTAAAAAATGAATTCAACACTGCATTGCTCATTTTGGCCTTGAATTgtatcaataaataaataatataaggACTGTTATGTGGTTGAATTTGAATGTGACTTACAGGCCTTTTGTGGATCTGAGGGGTCTGCACTGAATTAGACTGTCAAGACAGCATTCAATGAAGTTAGATCGGGATATCTGCATTTGCTTTAATTCTGAGAACTGCAGTTTGTACATGCAGAATGCATAACTaatgtgtatgtgtttttgtttCAGGTCAGATATGACTTACAGGCTTTGGCCTTCTGTGCACCTTGCCGGTTGGCCACAACACGGAATCAGGGGTGTTCACCCTCACTGGTTTCAACTGTCAACACAACACTCAATTTAAAATGTGATAATATAACAAAAACAGGACAAAACAAAGAAATATTTGATATTTACCACATAAGGACGGCGTCTTAAAGCTCTTTTGATTCTCTCATCATTACGATCCATCTTTCTTTCTGGGGGAAAAATTCCAGCAATTAATTGACTCAAAACACATCctgactcacacacagacacacacacaaagatggcatccccaatggcaccctattccctatatatgtatatatatgttggGAAGGAGGTGCACCAAAAGGCCAAAGATTACCTGCAACAACCTGAGTGAAGAAAACTATTGTACAGATTACATCAAATCTGAACACCGTTTATGTAGTGAATTAATGCATGGTTACGTCATTTTGGGTCACAGCTTTATGACTGCGCTTAACACGTCACAATAAAAACGCTTGTTTGGAGCCGGACTGGTTGTAGCTCAATAACGAACGTGATGTGCTTATTATATCTTACTGACTGAGTAATGGTTGTATCGATGGTTGGTTGGACGTTTTACATAGATAGGCCAACATGATATCAATAGGAAGAAACCATTCCTATTGTGCAATATTGTAGGAAAAGTGTCGTAACTGACATTTTGTAATGTGCTTGATTATCCTCTAGTAGTTTGACAAGTATGTACTGAGCATCAACATGATCACCCGAATAGTTTAGAAAGATGTGGTTCAGAGGTTCAAGAGTTTTACTCCTGAGTTCAGGCTAACAAGTGACATTGTTGCTGTCGTTATAGTATCATCAGTTTTGTTTACTGTCACTACATATTTCGGTTTATCAGAGGATGTCTAAAGCCTTGGAACTACAATTTCAATGGGCATGGTACGTTAGCAAGGAGGGGTTGAGTGACTCAAGTAGCATGCTCGGTAGCTAGCTACTTTGAATGGGACTGTTGTAACGTTATCTAGCGTGCTACAACGTGTAGCTAACGTTAATGACGTAACAGAtggtgccagtaggctacagCAGCAAGCTAGAGCACAACACATCAATGCCGCTGATGTCTGTCAACCCGATAATATCCGTTtaatcccctcctcttcctttgcGGTACACAAACTCATTACATACTCCTTCCACCACCAGACAGAGACCCAGATACTCCTCAGCATTGGGGTTCTGGTGCTCCTCTGTGGTGggattgagaagagtgtgggcaCTGTTTGGTTCCTCCTCATGTTTCAGCTGCTCTCTATCAACACAGGGGTGTTGTACACAACCGTGGGGCTGGTACTGTTTGGTGCATCTGCCCAGAATCAAGTGGAGGGGTTAGTTCCTGTATCCCCCTCCCTTATGGGTATGGCCACAGTGTACTCACTTATGGTTAAGGGCTTTCTCATAATCACCCATGTTAGCCCTGGCCTGGCTGTTTCTAGTCATAGTAACACTTTTGGTCCCACACTCTCTTCCTCTGCAACCCCATCATAGCAGGGGGATCTCTATCCTTACTCCAACCTTATTGTGGTTGAAAATAACTGTGATACACTGCAGTATGTCACAGCTTTAAGTGGGCCTAATAGTGTAGTTAAGTGGTAATATGTTTATGTGCGGcgctgtggtctaaggcactgcatctcagtctacagtccctggttcgaatccaggctgtatcacatctggccgttaTTGGGAATCCCAAAGGgccgtgcacaattggcccagctctgtccgggtttggccagggtaggccgtcattgtaaataagaatttgttcttaactgacttgcctagttaaataaagtttaaataaaaataaataatattgtaACGGccgtcgtcggtggaagaaggtgaagaccaaggtgcagcgtggtaagtgttcatgatatttaatataatcaaaactgaacactaaacaaaataacaactagGAAGAACGAACAAACGAAACAGTCTTGTCTAGTGatgacacacaaaacagaaaataaacacccaagaaacacaggtggaaaaaggctacctaagtatgattctcaatcagagacaactaacgacacctgcctctgattgagaactataccagtccaaactcaaaaaccaacatagaaaaacaaacatagtctacccaccccaactcatgccctgaccatactaaaatgaagacaaaaacaaagaaactaaggtcagaacgtgacaaatatGCTTGAAATGTGTGTTGAGTCCTCATGCTGAACATAACAGGATGTTTGGTTAGGAAAATCTACCATCACTGTGTCACACATTCTCCTTATCTTGCTCTGGTGAAACATACGGAAGGGGCTGGCACCCACTTATAGACATGTCTGATGCTAGAGCATCAGTCCTGGATAAGAAGATGCCTTTCAGGCTGCTGAGggacaactttggttttagaagtgtttTTTTCCCCATCCGGTCAGATAAATAGTCCAAACAGCCAACCCAACCGTGTCCTCATGGCCCTCATGGGGGTATGTCTCCCTGTCCCAATGAATGTTGTGCCCCTGAACATTGATGTCCTGTATGACCCTACATCAATAGAGAAGGAAGACGGTCCACCCACCCTGAGTACTGAGAAAGCACTAGACGCAAAATTTATCCTCCAAGACGAGAGGTCATTAAATTAACATCATTGCTGGGTGCAAGCCAGAGTACATGATGTACTACAGTATAATGAGCAGTTTCAATAGATGATCCTCAGCTGTAATTGAATACTGTACAATAGGCacctagtgtcatgttttgtcattaattatcatgtcttgtccctgtgcttccccttctattcgtttccctctgctggtcttattaggttctttccctctttctatccctctctctccccctccctctctcactcccccgctctctcttctctcattcgttccgttcctgctcccagctgttcctattcccctaatcatcatttagtcttcccacacctgttcccgatccttttccctgattagagtccctatttctctccttgttttccgttcctgccctgtcggatccttgtctatattcaccgtgctgtgtctatgttttgccctgtcgtgtcgtgtttccctcagatgctgcgtggtgagcaggtgtctgagtctgctaggttcaagtgccttcccgaggcaacctgcagttcttgatcaagtctccagtctgttctcgtctttacgagtagtattatgccttttgttttgttaagtatcttactggattaaaaactctgttttctgcCAAGTCATGATGCTTTTGAGCAGTTTCAATAGGTCCTCATTCATACTGTACAATAACACCTAGTGGTCccccatgattagatagagaATCACTTTTTAGTTAGATAAGCTCTCCATATTCTCATTGGTTCCAGAATCATTCCTACCCAGTCCAAGCCTACGCTCCAGTTTCCTCCAACCTACAGGCTACCGAGACCACACCAAAGACATTTGAAGGCTGGGCCCACTTCTACTATACACAGGGGAGCCCTGTTGAGTTCTCAGGTTATTATGTTCACAACCATGGATATGCCCTCAAGCATCGCTTTGGGTAACGTCACGAACATGAACACAGCTGCAGCCACAGTCAAGGCCATGGACACAGTCATTGGCAGACATCTGCCTCTCAAACCAGCAGTCACTGGGCTCCAGTGGCTCAACATCTACATTCTCAATATTCtctccagtctgtctgtcagtgccCCCCAGAGTTTCACAGCAAACATGCCCGAGTCTGTGATGGTTCACCCAGGGGCACCGGTGTCTTCATTGACAGATTGATAACATAGAAAACTCATTGAATGACAGCTCTCTCACATTTGTTATACGTTGAAATGTAATATACTTGGACATGGGGTTTGAGGTAGTGCTTAAAAGGTACACGTTTTCTTCACTGATGATTTTGGTTTGAAGAGTCAATCAAACTCTGAATGTTCAGGGTCAAATCAATGCAAGAAGTTTTTGATTGTCATTTGAATGTAAGACCACTCCTTTTGGCTTGTACTTTGTATTGTTCTACACATACGGTAGACATAGCTCTTGGCACTCTTGATTTATACAACCTTTATAAATCAGGCAATCTTTCTTTAACTACTTACAGCAATGAAATGAAATAGCATCTACTAGCCAGTAAATTAGATCCATTAAATGCAGTTTGTTGGGCAATGCATCATTCAACATTATTGTAAATTCTGGAGCAGGGAGCAGTGGTTGATGTTATCAAGAGTGTGGGCTACAAGGGCAGATTATGATGTCATCTTTAGAAAATAAGGTAGttgggcctcccaagtggcgcagcggtctaaggcactgcatcgcagtacttgaggtgtcactacagacctgggttcgatctcAGGCTGTGTTacagccggccgtgaccaggAGTCTCATGAGACGGCGCACAGATGGCCCCGCTGACTTTGGTCACcagctggacggtgtttcctccaacacattggtgcagcttccgggttaagcgagcagtgtgtcaagaagcagtgcagcttagCAGGGTcctgtttcggaggatgcatggctcttgaccttcgcttctcccgagtccataggagagttgcagtgatgggacaacaCTGCAACTACCAATTGAATATCATGAAAATtgggggattaaaaataaaaaaagtaccaaaaatatataaataataaattGGTCGTTGTGCACAGTAAAGAGAAGCCATAAATTACAACCAAGACTAAGTATAGCaaatcaattattattatttctttaCAAATGCATGTGTACAAGttatactgtttatatacaaaTAGCTATTTTGCATAAACAACTGGATCAAGTGGTAAGAGTCATGTAACAGGTCATGATGGAACACGTTATTCAATATCAGTAATGCAAGAGAAAAAGTTAAAAGGAACACCATTTTTACAGTTTACCACGACTTAATCAAAGACCTATTCTTTAATGAACCGATGAAAAACAAAGCACAATGACTGAATAGTTACTGCAATTTAAATGTACGAATTGAACAATACATAGTACAATATG
The sequence above is a segment of the Oncorhynchus gorbuscha isolate QuinsamMale2020 ecotype Even-year linkage group LG16, OgorEven_v1.0, whole genome shotgun sequence genome. Coding sequences within it:
- the LOC124000612 gene encoding uncharacterized protein LOC124000612, with translation MDRNDERIKRALRRRPYVLKPVRVNTPDSVLWPTGKVHRRPKPSNSVQTPQIHKRPPIIVSYGQDQTSGDGWSITPEPLSQSGRVTRLIERNYHDVISSSSSDDFSIYSFTDCESECDDEDHERRTPKLKVENGKVTKLDVRDMDEDDLSLHSFDESDFLSPGKVSGPVSVKNGLSPLVSSAHRTLAEALRALPSAVGSPYPLNVPRPRTPLNPVIIAPPRTENFPYRHSPRLAPITNLSETGRKLLQEMAGVAPQEGKVNKKNKGKAKKELKQEKASKTQQMGNVGESKEEDKKEEKKSLRKRFLEWLLPKLRCSKK